The Camelina sativa cultivar DH55 chromosome 16, Cs, whole genome shotgun sequence sequence AACGTATACATATAAGTATATGATTGTTAGCCTATTCTCGAACACAATACTggtttatctattttttaaagggAATCTTGTGTTTGGTTCTAAGAGGTTTGGGATAATCATTTCCACATCTACACGCTctttgacaaagaaaagaagatgtgAGAAAAAGTATTATGactttaattaaatttcaatttggTGAAAACGAAGAATTTGAAAATGTGCAATACTGTTTGAagaagtatattttggttttagtttcttCAATGATTCATTTTTTAACCATTCCAAATTTTAAGAAAAGTGGATTCTCATAATAGATTCCACTAGATACTCGTTttctaacaaaatcaaaaatttatctTAAACAAGTTCTAAGTCTTTGACATTTATGATTCTACAGCTTTCAAAATCTGATAACTGGTCTCTTATCCCCCAGCCGAATAAATGagggaaaatatataaagaaaaaaatggaaagatgATGACATTTCCTTACACAATCCACACTTCAAAAAAACAACcgttctttttttatatacattcaaattttaattaaaattattttattaaaaaatggcTAAGATAGATAACCGAACAGTTTTTGTTGTTCGGTTCGACTTTGGTTATAGGTTTTGAACTGatcccaaatattaaaattattttggttatgTTTGATTCTCAGTGAACCGATTTTTATTCTCAAAATTGAGCagaaccaaaataattttaacattcACGATCAATTTAAAATCTATTCCAACCATTTTTgagtgaaagaaaaaaggaacGGTTTTTAATGGTGACCAAAATATTTCACTTCACCGAATCGGTCTTTTAAAACTGAACCGAAATAACTGACATCACAAACCGAATCAAATTGAAATTGTGTTTATGCAGATGGTAACCCAAATATTAATATTCCTTTATAGTTAGCGTCACGATAATTTTCTTTCGTTAGTTTAAGAAACTACTTTTATTAAACTAACTATTTCATCCAACAACCTTACTCGCCAAATCTTTTAATGTAGTGGTCTGTCTATAGGAACATTAAAAAGTATCCTTTTtataagatgaagaagaatcaaaacacgtcaaaaacaacaaacacaagtGTAAAATGAGATAGTAgtagttcaaaataaaataaaataaaagaatgggGAGAGCATGTAAAAAGCGAAGAATAAAACGAAGGCTAGCTTGACGATAGAGAATGGAATTAGATTTCCCCATTATCTCCACTCTAACTCCCACATTTATTATTCCTTCCCCTTTATGCCCTCCACCTCAATTCAggtttatacattttgttttaacaacactacatattttaattaaccaaccccatctcttccttttatatattttagtaatcaCAATGCTTAGGTCTCTTTAATTATCTACTACACTCACTCGTATCTAAACATAAACAGTTTtagctaaatatatatattttcgacaggttttaaactaattttagttaaaactaCTCGAGTAAGTTCGTGATATAAATTGAtaccttttttaaaatatccttTATTTCTAATTTGATATAGTGTGACAGGTTTTTGGTCATTAaggaaactaaaattttaattagtactactaaaaacttgtaaataaaatgaaagagtgctttttaaaaaggaatagattcaaataaataaagCCCCAAGAcatcgaataaaaaaaaaacaaaaactttctATTATCTCACTTCCGCGATTACCGTAATCTCTGTCACACAAAGAACCAAAAcactcgctctctctctctctctccctctttctctttcttctcactCAGACATTCTCGAGATATGAGAAGACGACTACTACGATGAACACGACGCCGTTTCACTCGGATCCTCCTCCCTCGAGGATCCAGCGTAAGCTCGTCGTCGAGGTTGTTGAAGCTCGCAATATCCTCCCTaaagatggccaaggaagctctaGCGCTTACGTCGTTGTCGATTTCGATGCTCAGAAGAAACGAACCTCCACCAAGTTCCGTGACCTCAACCCTGTCTGGAACGAGATGCTCGATTTCGCCGTCTCCGATCCCAAAAACATGGATTACGACGAGCTCGATGTCGAGGTTTACAACGACAAGAGATTCGGCAACGGTGGTGGCCGGAAAAATCATTTTCTCGGTAGGGTTAAGATCTATGGGAGTCAGTTCTCGCGAAGAGGTGAAGAAGGTCTTGTGTATTTCcccttggagaagaagagtgtATTCAGCTGGATTCGCGGCGAGATTGGACTCAAAATCTACTATTACGACGAAGCCGACGACGACGATATGCCCGTTGGAGGCGGAGGCCAGcaatttcaacaacaacaacaatttcatCCTACGCCGGAGCAAGATGCTGATGAACAACAacatcaccaacaacaacaacagcaacagttTCATCCTCCGCCGCAGCAGATGATGAATTTACCACCGGAGAAACCTAATGTAGTTGTGATTGAAGAAGGTAGGGTTTTCGAATCGGCTCAGTCTCATAGCTATCCAGAGACTCATCAGCAACCTCCGATGGTTATCGTTGAAGAGTCACAACCGCAACAGGTAATGCAAGGTCCAAACGATAACCGTCCTCAACGTCCGCCGTCTCCGCCGCCACCTCCATCTACGGGGGAAGTACATTATTATCCTCCCGAAGTGAGGAAGATGCAGGTAGGTAGACCTCCCGGCGGCGATAGAATTAGGGTTACGAAGAGGCCGCCGAATGGGGATTACTCGCCTAGGGTTATCAATAGCAAAACTGGAGGAGGAGAGGCGACGATGGAGAAGAAGGCTCATCATCATCCTTACAATCTCGTTGAGCCAATGCAGTATCTCTTCGTCCGGATTGTGAAGGCGCGTGGCTTACCGCCTAACGAGAGCGCGTATGTCAAGGTACGGACGTCGAACCATTTCGTCAGGTCTAAACCGGCCGTTAACCGGCCCGGCGAATCGGCTGATTCTCCGGAGTGGAATCAGGTTTTTGCTCTTGGTCATAACCGGTCTGATTCTGCTGTGACCGGTGGTGCCACTCTTGAGATCTCTGCTTGGGATGCTTCGTCGGAGAGTTTTCTCGGAGGAGTTTGTTTCGATTTATCAGAAGTTCCGGTTCGTGACCCGCCGGATAGTCCGCTTGCTCCTCAGTGGTATCGGCTTGAAGGCTCAGCTGCGGATCAGAATTCAGGGAGAGTTTCCGGTGATATTCAGCTCTCTGTTTGGATTGGTACTCAGGTAGATGAAGCTTTTCCGGAGGCGTGGAGCTCCGACGCTCCGCATGTAGCTCATACGAGGTCTAAGGTGTATCAATCCCCGAAGCTTTGGTACTTGAGAGTGACTGTTCTTGAAGCGCAGGATTTACATATTGCTCCCAACCTTCCGCCATTGACTGCGCCTGAGGTCCGTGTGAAAGCTCAATTAGGGTTTCAGTCTGCGCGTACAAGACGAGGCTCAATGAATAATCATAGTGGTTCGTTTCATTGGCATGAGGATATGATCTTCGTAGCCGGAGAGCCGTTGGAAGATTGTTTGGTTCTGATGGTGGAAGACAGGACGAGCAAAGAAGCAACGCTTTTAGGACACGCCATGATCCCAGTGAGCTCCATCGAGCAGCGGATTGATGAGCGTTTTGTGCCGTCGAAATGGCACACTTTGGAAGTAGaaggtggaggtggaggagggCCAGGAGGTGGACCTTATTGTGGAAGGATTAGCCTAAGACTTTGTCTTGAAGGTGGGTATCACGTGCTTGAAGAGGCAGCGCATGTGTGCAGCGATTTCCGTCCCACAGCTAAGCAGCTCTGGAAACCGCCTATTGGAATACTTGAGTTGGGGATTCTTGGAGCTCGTGGGTTGTTGCCAATGAAGGCTAAAAATGGAGGGAAAGGTTCCACTGATGCTTATTGTGTAGCTAAGTATGGCAAGAAATGGGTTAGGACTCGAACCATAACAGACAGTTTCGACCCGAGATGGCATGAGCAGTACACGTGGCAGGTTTATGATCCTTGCACCGTGCTAACAGTTGGAGTATTCGACAACTGGAGAATGTTCTCCGACGCCTCTGATGATAGACCCGACACACGGATTGGGAAGATACGGATCAGGGTCTCGACGTTGGAGAGCAACAAAGTGTACACCAATTCATATCCTTTGTTGGTCTTGTTACCTAGCGGTCTGAAGAAAATGGGTGAAATCGAAGTGGCAGTCCGGTTCGCATGCCCGTCGCTGCTGCCTGATGTTTGCGCAGCTTATGGACAGCCGCTTTTGCCTCGGATGCACTACATAAGGCCTCTAGGTGTTGCACAACAGGATGCACTAAGAGGAGCCGCCACAAAAATGGTAGCTGCTTGGTTGGCTAGAGCAGAACCGCCATTGGGACCTGAGGTGGTTAGATATATGTTAGATGCAGATTCGCATGCGTGGAGCATGAGAAAGAGCAAAGCAAATTGGTATAGAATTGTTGGTGTTTTAGCTTGGGCAGTGGGTTTAGCTAAATGGTTGGATAATATCCGGCGGTGGAGGAATCCTGTGACAACGGTGCTAGTCCATATTCTATATCTGGTTCTTGTTTGGTATCCTGATTTAGTAGTCCCGACTGCATTCTTGTACGTGGTGATGATTGGAGTTTGGTATTACCGGTTTAGACCCAAAATACCGGCTGGTATGGATATACGCTTATCACAAGCCGAAACAGTTGATCCGGATGAGCTAGATGAAGAATTCGATACCATACCAAGCTCAAGGCGACCAGAAGTAATCCGAGCTAGGTATGACCGGTTAAGGATCTTAGCAGTAAGGGTTCAGACCATTCTAGGCGATTTTGCAGCGCAAGGGGAACGGATTCAGGCGTTGGTTAGCTGGAGAGATCCGAGAGCAACTAAGCTCTTCATAGCAATCTGTTTGGTGATCACTATAGTTCTGTATGCGGTCCCAGCGAAAATGGTGGCAGTGGCTCTAGGTTTTTATTATCTTCGGCATCCGATGTTCAGAGACACAATGCCAACGGCGAGTCTCAATTTTTTCCGGCGGTTGCCAAGCTTGTCAGATCGGCTCATCTAAAGGAGAAAGAAGTGAAGAGAGTAAACTTACTACTAAAAAAGTTAGATGTTTTTTGAGTATCCCAACTGTTTCTTATGGAGCTGAGGAGGAGAATAGAATAAAGATTCATTATGGGGTTAAAGAATTTTATCACATTGTTAATGATTCGTTATTTTATTATTCGGAATCTATCGGAATTTATTATAATCAGATGAATCAGATGGTATGTCTTTGAGAACTGAGACTTCCTGACCTGACTGTAATATTTTGAAGCAAGCAAGAGAGATTTCAGATTTTAAAAGGtctaaaaagaagaagtcatACTGACAGTTTGACCAGTTATTTTGCTTTTGGTATCTCTGATCTCTCTATAATTATCTCTGTAATGTGGAATGATTTATTAATTCCTCAACTAAACTAACAATtagtatcttttaaaaaattggtcTAATTTTGACAATCCAATTCGTTAACTATATTGTCTGAATGTCTGATGACTCTGATTTTGATCTTAGCTATTTCCATTTGTCTATTTTAACCGTTATAGctatttccttttcctatttTTCTATTCCTATATCCTAGTTTCCTTTTgtactagtattattattttatacaatttgttttggtctatttccttttcttctttttacggTGGCGGGACAGTAATCAATTTTTGTgataattaaacaatttaattaggTGTTGTACCGACTTATGGGCATTGAACACCACTCATATTACCCAAATGGATTAATCCTATCGGTTTAAGACGTCTAATAACCTGCAAACAGACATCGATTGCTTGCTCATCATCCTAGGCaggtttgtatttgtttttagttGATCATCTCCAGTTTCTGAGATGATCTGATTTCTCTTGGTTTATTTGAATAGCACTTCGAGCCGGCTGAAATTGGTATGCTGGCTAGATGTTTTTGCACCACCATAAAGGTACTCAACCAGAGACCCGATTGTTCTgtctatgtttctttgttttcttagaGAAATGTGAACTGTTATTTCCGGCTCTCTAGACTCTTACAATTCTCTAAGTTAGGTTTGGTTGGCTTTGCAGATCAGTCTTATGTTGAACTGTTGCATAGCAGCATATTAGAGAATGTTGATTAATTGGGTTTTGTCTGCAATCTTCCATTGATTACGCCATTTTTATTATAGGATGGTCACTTTCAGGAGGCTGATTAGCTAAATTAATAGTGAATTTTATATTCAGGATGATTTGAACAAGTGAGTTGAACATGCAGATTTTTGTGTGCATACATACAATTCATTCTTTAGTGTTATTGATACTTTACGAAAAGTGTTATCTATGTCCTGCTCTCATGGTTCAAGTACGTTTATCAAATACTATGCATGCCTCCATATTAAATGTTGCATCTCTGTTTTACGGACCTTTTGCAGTTGTAATATGTGCTAACACTTTTGGAGGTTAGTGTAATTACATAATCTTTGTTCATTTGGTTAGTCATGTTTGTCTCAATGTATATCTAACTTTTAGTAATCAGATTCAGAACTATCCATGACTTGCTTTGGTTTTATTTAAGGCCTTTAGAAAATCATAGGAAACTGACTCTGCCATTTCCTGGATCTCTTTGGTTTTATTTAAGGCCTTTAGAAATCATAGGAAACTGATTCTGTCATAGGAAGCATACAACAACACTCAGACAGATGTATCGTATCGGAACCCCATTGATTTCatccaaagaacaaaaaccaCAGGTTTGGTTTTCATTCATTTCCTCTTACTTGCATCCATCTGACATCAATTGTTCTTATATCACTTGTGGGATTGTAAGGACGGCTGATATGATCCTTATTAACAGCAACTTGCACGGGTTAACATTTGCCAATACATTTAAAAAGGCTAAATGCACAAGGAAGTCGCCCAGCTGTACTTTATCGACCTGTTCAATGAACCACCCCACActtataagtattatatatcCCTAAACTCCAAAATTTACAGGATAGTAAAACAAGCTTCTATATGGCACTCTGCCTCTTTCTATAAGTTCTTCTTTTATCTCGAGCAGGTTGAATTTCCACTCCGTAAACCGCTttgagaggaaaaagaaaattgatttaGCCGTTCCATCTTTCGCTATGCTATGCAAACATAAGCAAAATCTGAGTGATGTTACCCTTACTTTTGTAGGCAAGTGTATTATATTTGACTTCCCTATAATTAGACGTACTGTTTGTATTCTAAAGTTTCTAACGAAACTTTGGTAGATATGActatttttaagtatatttagGCAAAAAATACTTGTAATTCTtagatatttggatttttttaatatagtatcTTTTAACTAAAAGCAACGCATAAACAAATATTTGGATGAAAAAATTTGGATGGATGGAGTGTTTGGAtgaaaaaatcttatgaaatgGATGGAGTATTTGGatgaaaaaatttggatttttaaatGCTTTGGATAAACGAATCAGAACCTGAACTCCCAGGTGTAGTAGCAGTCTCATCCTGAATAGCCATCTTCAAAAAGGTTTTGAAGCAGATTAGGAGGGGTCAATTTTTAGGcaaacaaaagttaaaattaagaaatctgGGCGTCAAACAGATATTAAAACTTGCCTTGCTTCCTGACAATGGTGGGAGCAGCGCCGACTCAATCAACAGAGTGACCCGGtgcaatcacaaaaaaaaaaccctattttttactaaataatcggataaaaaaagtaaattatgtcaaaaaaaaaacaaaaaaggaagcaAAATACATTAAGTGAATAATGACATCCTGTTTATATGATCCAAAACAAACTCATCAATTAAACTTTCTACATCTAGTTCATCCAAAAAATCATTCTAGACTGCAATCAAAGCTAGTCCGTTCAATCTCTCTTGCAACATGGATGTCCTCAAATATGACTTCAATAGCTTGAGTTTAGAGAAACTCCTTTCTGCATAAGCAACAGTAACTGGAACTATTAGTAAAATCCTATATGCAATTGTAGCATATGGAAAACTATCAAATGGTATAATATAATTCAATACATCATTTGCTCCCATATTTTCATTTGGCAAAAGCTCCTTAACAAATTTTAGCTCAAGAAAAAGTTCATCTCCATTAATGTCTAGTAAATCACCACTTTTCAAACTATTTCCTAAAAAACTACAACGAGACTTCAGATTCACATCATCACACAATTTCAATCTAGTAGAATCAAACgaaaaaccaaatatattttcatacgACTGATATTGCTCAAACCTCTTATCAAATGAACTAGTAGCATGATCTATGATGTACAAAAAAATACtgaattatatatgtttcttctACAGATAatattgtctctttttttttttttttttttttaacaaaagataatATTGTCTCATCACCAATAAATTCATCATATTGTCTTTTTCTACGGATAACTCTTCTTTGATTAGATATAGATTCAATACCAACTTCATTAGCAATTTCCTTAGCTTTTGTCATAGCACCAACAAATCCactttctctatatttttttaaaataagaaattaatccACTTACCTCTTTCATTGCAACATCAATTTGCatatcttttgattttgattgtaaCTTTTTACTAACAAGATTCACCACATGCAATATGTCAAACCAAATAATAGTTgataacaaaaattcaaaactactAAGCGCATTCATTGCTAAAGATTTAGATTCACTTTGAATCATTGGGTCATTATCACTTTCTGCCACTTCAAGTAAAGCAAGGAATATATAATTGGAGCTTGGAGACTTGGAGTCCGCTTAGAGCTTTTAGAAATCCCACGGTTGCTTGCTGGGGTTGAGGAATTTTGAGATATGAGAACAGAGAATTGATTGGAGAAGAAGGATAAAGCAATTGATGCAGGAAATTTTTAGGATAACGAAAAATCAGTGGAAAACTCATAAATAACTCGATAAAATAACTGATTTATAAAGACCCAAATTGGAAATTTGTAACGGCtattaagagaaaaataaacaacTTACCCATCGGATAATTAAGAGCACCTGATTAAACGAAAAATAAAGCTGCAGCGACATATTTTGGGACTGTTGAGAACTGAGAAGCAGGTGAAACAGCGTGAGATCGActcaaaagaggaagaaaggaaGCAAGTTAGGTTTAGGTTTCATGTTATTTCACTAGGCCTTAAATTTATTGGgccttagtttttttttatccctgTGCAAATGCACTTGTTGCACTGCTCAATCGCTGGGCCTGTGGAGGGTACTTATCGTACTTATCGTCCTGCCTGGATACGTCTCCATATTTAGATGATGACTGGAAAGGCGAGTAAGCCAACCTCTGCTTGCATGGGTCAGATTTAAGCAAACAAAAGTAGAAGTGAGAAAGGGAAAAATagtaaatgacaaaaaaaaaaaagtaattgacACAACAAGTGAGTCTGGTTTGGCAAAGATGTTTATTTACCCCTTTTTCATGTTCTTTGGAAGAGAGATGGCTGGCGAAACTGTCAAAGCCTTGGCCACTGTCAATGCCTAGGCCACGAGAAAGATGATTGCATATTGAGCAAGCCTAGCTGGCAGACTCGTCAGTATACTCCTCCGGGGCCCCTAACTCTTATGTTGTTTTGAGGATGCTCATCCAGCTGACGGGATTTTTACGACGAGAAGAATATCTAACCTGACTGAAAATATTGAATCCAACATCAGCTGCTATCTCTGTAGGGAAAGCTTTGGGAGCGCATAAGGccaaaatgttttttggggGTCGATTACCCATAATCCACTCATGCATATAGTACAAAATACTTTAGCAACCTGATtcagaagaaactaaaatatGAAACTCTCCATTTCACCATCCACTGCTCTAGTAATGGCAAGAgggtgagaaagaaagaaaaatactaaCCGAAGGGAGCGTAACGAAGATGGATTCGAGAGGTACAGAGATCTCGAAGGATGTCATCATGGACGTTTGTTAGTACGCCAACAGCGAAGATGGTGAGAGGACCGCGGTAGCCATGTTTCTCCAACACGTGTTTTATACAAGGATGGACCAGACGAGCATCAAAGCCAAGGGGTATCGGATACCGTCTGATGTCCGAGAAGATGCCTGTTTCAGCGAAAACCTCCCGGTTCTTATATAGCCTTCTTCATCGTACAAGACTTTTACGATGTATGTACAAGCAAATCGCtgaaagaacagaaaaaaaacatcagaatAAGCTTTATTCGGAGGGAGATATAGATTTGACATGCATGATTGCTAGCTAAATCACCgaccgagagagagagtgaaagagCGAAACACGTCGTTTCCATCGTAAATACAAAATTTCAGATTATTGTAGGCACATATCATATTATTAGTGTTCGAGAAATTTACCTGAGTAAGGTGTTGAATCTCCACTCGATCGAGATCGCCTAGGGTTTCGAAATCCCTTTGAATGAAGGCTATATAGGGTTAAGAAAGGGGGCCTACAGTTTGTACGAATGGAAATAATGAAGGGaaatattaattcaatttgttttttgccaaggaagaaaagacaaaaaacaaaaaatatttaccgACCAATGCTACAATGACACGTAGGGCGTCTCAAAAGATCTGGAGTAGTAGAACGCACGGTCAGGATTTGATCTAAACAATGAAAGAAACGGAGATAAAGCGCTGAGGAATATGATTGGTTGAAATTACAAAGACATCATCTGACGTGGCAGTTTCTCTGTCTCCCAGAGTTTGCAGATAGTAATGTGCGAACGCCCAAAGCGAAAACATCACACGAAAAAATTCTCCAAAGAAACTTTTTTTCATCGCTTCGATTTGGTCTTCCTTCCCTCCCAATGGCTGTCGTCGGCGCTCCGATATCGTCTCCGTCGGCTCACTTGCAAACACGATTTCTCTCTAATCCCGTTCTCCCCCGCTTTCGCCGCTCTAATACCGTCGGCAAATCACCAGCAGCATCTTTCTCCGTCGTCTCTATGGCTCCCCAGAAAAAGGTAACTACACTCTGTTCATCATCTCCTTTCTTTAAGCTCTGAGACCTTTCTCCCTTTCATTAAACCTTTATAAAGTATGAATCTTTGTTGCGTCTCAAGATAGATTTAGAGAGTAGTACTTCTTCTCTGGCTTTTAGTAAACAACATTTTACTAGTTTCATGGAAATTGATCTACGGATCTTTGTAAATTTGgtctaatttttaattttgatattttcttaatgAAACAAATACTTCAAAGTCTCTGTATAGTATTGTCacagagttttttttatattattatccatttttaatttgtgtaactGTGATCactgaataaaaaaaaggtgaaCAAGTATGATGCCAAATGGAAGAAACAATGGTACGGAGCTGGATTGTTCTTCGAAGGGAGTGAGCAAGTGAACGTCGACGTTTTCAAGAAGCTGGAGAAGCGGAAAGTTCTGAGCAACGTTGAGAAATCTGGCCTTCTCTCAAAAGCAGAGGAGTTGGGACTCACATTGTCATCTCTTGAGAAGCTTAAAGTCTTCTCCAAAGCAGAGGAGCTTGGTCTTCTCAGTCTCCTCGAGAATTTAGCGGGAACATCGCCTGCGGTCTTAGCCTCGGCTTCATTACCGGCTCTGACGGCTGCAATTGTAGCCATTGTGCTGATTCCGGATGACTCAACTACTCTGGTGGTTGCTCAGTCGGTTTTGGCTGGTGCTCTTGCCCTTACAGGCGTTGTTTTGTTGGTTGGATCTGTTGTTTTGGATGGACTTCAAGAAGCTGactgattctttcttttgtaaaaccaaaacatattaaaaacttttgtcCAGTTGGTTTTGTCAGTTGCTTAAATCATAACTGTAATGCTCAGAgagaaatataaacaaaaactaagtcAGAATGAAAGCtttataacaattaattaaacaaacaatattacATACAAATACATtcattcccaactgaaaaaagCCTAACTACACCCACAAATTACAAAAGGCCAAAACCATTAATAAAAAGAATCTCTAGAAGCAAAGTGAAGTAAGCCAAAATCACATCTGAAATCAAAAAAGCCGAGATAAAAACCCTTCTTGAACGTGTAAAGAAGCAGCCATCAGATTGCTTCTGTTTTGTTGATAAAACAAGTGTAAAGATCAAACTGCAATAGATTGTCCAGTGAGTGCGTCGTGTAGATGCATTGAACCATCTTTCATCAAGTTTAAGCTTAAgcttttaaacctctctctcGAGTATTGTCTTGATGCCTTTCTCCAATCAGTTCCAGCTTTCatcatcaccacaaactcatcgTAGTTTATTCGTCCATCCTGCAAAACCAAACATTATTAGTAATATTATGATAATCTTTCTATAAGAAGAGTCTTTTTAGGGAGAAGGAGATTTATGTATAGAGTTTTAGAAAAACCTTGTCAGTGTCGACTTCACGCATGATATCGATTATAACGCTGTTGTCTGGTTCACCTAACTCGTCGGTTAAAGCTTCCCGTAGCTCTTCTGATTCGATGTATCCACTTCCATCTTTGTCAAAGAACATAAAAGCTTGTCTGAAATGTTCATCATTCTCCATCTTCTGCAAGTGAATTATCACTGCTACAAACTCTCCATAGTCCAGGCATCCATTTCCGTTAACATCGGCCTAcatcaaatattcataaatgtTAGTACCTGAGAGGACGAGCTTTTTCTAATCTTTTGGTCAAGTAAAAGTTTACCACTTCCATCAACAGTTTGATCTCTGCTTCACCCAGTTGTGAACCAACTTTCTTGAGTCCAGCTCTGAGTTCTAGGTATGATATTTTACCATCGTTGTCATCATCCATCAGCGTAAACATGTTTCTGATCACTTCAACTTCTTGGATAGACAAGTGCTCGGCGATTACCTGGTTAGCATCAAAAGAGAGTAAGTAAGTGAAACCAATCAAAGCTCGAAACAAAAGTATATACTCATCTGAAAAATACTGAGAGGCAACACTTACGCGCAGAGCTTTCTTTTTCAATCTATTCATCATAGAGAACTGCTTCAGCCTTGACCTAACAATATCCCCTAAAGGGACATTTGGAGCTTTCTTAGCATTTTGTATCCAAGGGTGATCTGCAAAGGAAAGACACAGTAACCGTCTTCACTTCAGCGGAATTTTCTCAAGTGCAAacccaaaacaagaaacaagtagCAAAGAAGATGAATTAAGCACTAGTGTCAGAAGATCATTTCATTACCAAGAACTTGCTGAGCAGTCAAACGCTTAGTGGGATCAGGTTCCAACATCTGCTTCACAAGGCTCTTTGCACTCTCTGATATCTGTGACCAAGGATCTCTCTTAAAATCAAGAACTCCCCTCAAGATTGCAAGAGCCACACCTTGTTCAGTCTCTGCAATAAAAAAACCTTGAACCACTCAGCTTAAATCTGCATATACAAACAACTTCTATTATGAATCATCAAAGCTGCTTTTTTACCTGCCCAAAACGGAGGAACACCACAGAGCAAAATATAGAGGATAACTCCAGCACTCCACACATCAACCTCTGGTCCATAATTTCTCTTCAACACTTCTGGAGCCATATAATAAGGACTTCCTACAATCTCTGTAAACCTCTCTCCTGCAAAAATGCATCAAAAATTtcaatctttatataaaaaagactcAAAGAAACACACAATTGTCAAACAAA is a genomic window containing:
- the LOC104751340 gene encoding protein QUIRKY, producing MNTTPFHSDPPPSRIQRKLVVEVVEARNILPKDGQGSSSAYVVVDFDAQKKRTSTKFRDLNPVWNEMLDFAVSDPKNMDYDELDVEVYNDKRFGNGGGRKNHFLGRVKIYGSQFSRRGEEGLVYFPLEKKSVFSWIRGEIGLKIYYYDEADDDDMPVGGGGQQFQQQQQFHPTPEQDADEQQHHQQQQQQQFHPPPQQMMNLPPEKPNVVVIEEGRVFESAQSHSYPETHQQPPMVIVEESQPQQVMQGPNDNRPQRPPSPPPPPSTGEVHYYPPEVRKMQVGRPPGGDRIRVTKRPPNGDYSPRVINSKTGGGEATMEKKAHHHPYNLVEPMQYLFVRIVKARGLPPNESAYVKVRTSNHFVRSKPAVNRPGESADSPEWNQVFALGHNRSDSAVTGGATLEISAWDASSESFLGGVCFDLSEVPVRDPPDSPLAPQWYRLEGSAADQNSGRVSGDIQLSVWIGTQVDEAFPEAWSSDAPHVAHTRSKVYQSPKLWYLRVTVLEAQDLHIAPNLPPLTAPEVRVKAQLGFQSARTRRGSMNNHSGSFHWHEDMIFVAGEPLEDCLVLMVEDRTSKEATLLGHAMIPVSSIEQRIDERFVPSKWHTLEVEGGGGGGPGGGPYCGRISLRLCLEGGYHVLEEAAHVCSDFRPTAKQLWKPPIGILELGILGARGLLPMKAKNGGKGSTDAYCVAKYGKKWVRTRTITDSFDPRWHEQYTWQVYDPCTVLTVGVFDNWRMFSDASDDRPDTRIGKIRIRVSTLESNKVYTNSYPLLVLLPSGLKKMGEIEVAVRFACPSLLPDVCAAYGQPLLPRMHYIRPLGVAQQDALRGAATKMVAAWLARAEPPLGPEVVRYMLDADSHAWSMRKSKANWYRIVGVLAWAVGLAKWLDNIRRWRNPVTTVLVHILYLVLVWYPDLVVPTAFLYVVMIGVWYYRFRPKIPAGMDIRLSQAETVDPDELDEEFDTIPSSRRPEVIRARYDRLRILAVRVQTILGDFAAQGERIQALVSWRDPRATKLFIAICLVITIVLYAVPAKMVAVALGFYYLRHPMFRDTMPTASLNFFRRLPSLSDRLI
- the LOC104751343 gene encoding uncharacterized protein LOC104751343, encoding MAVVGAPISSPSAHLQTRFLSNPVLPRFRRSNTVGKSPAASFSVVSMAPQKKVNKYDAKWKKQWYGAGLFFEGSEQVNVDVFKKLEKRKVLSNVEKSGLLSKAEELGLTLSSLEKLKVFSKAEELGLLSLLENLAGTSPAVLASASLPALTAAIVAIVLIPDDSTTLVVAQSVLAGALALTGVVLLVGSVVLDGLQEAD
- the LOC104751342 gene encoding calcium-dependent protein kinase 30 isoform X1 — encoded protein: MGNCIACVKFDPEDSKQNQRKKKTPRERKRNLYDDPDGLRSHAPLRVIPMSHQSQISDKYILGRELGRGEFGITYLCTDRETREALACKSISKRKLRTAIDVEDVRREVTIMSTIPEHPNVVKLKATYEDNENVHLVMELCEGGELFDRIVARGHYTERAAATVARTIAEVVRMCHINGVMHRDLKPENFLFANKKENSALKAIDFGLSVLFKPGERFTEIVGSPYYMAPEVLKRNYGPEVDVWSAGVILYILLCGVPPFWAETEQGVALAILRGVLDFKRDPWSQISESAKSLVKQMLEPDPTKRLTAQQVLDHPWIQNAKKAPNVPLGDIVRSRLKQFSMMNRLKKKALRVIAEHLSIQEVEVIRNMFTLMDDDNDGKISYLELRAGLKKVGSQLGEAEIKLLMEVADVNGNGCLDYGEFVAVIIHLQKMENDEHFRQAFMFFDKDGSGYIESEELREALTDELGEPDNSVIIDIMREVDTDKDGRINYDEFVVMMKAGTDWRKASRQYSRERFKSLSLNLMKDGSMHLHDALTGQSIAV